In a genomic window of Flavobacterium lipolyticum:
- the pncB gene encoding nicotinate phosphoribosyltransferase, whose amino-acid sequence METTYLKSILDNDFYKFTMQHAVIKLFPKAQVRYGFINRGNHFFPPGFGDLLRKSVDAMGDLRLTKEEKQYLWHHCSYLDPTYFDFLQGYTFDPSEVQITQTGSELKVTVQGYWYRTILWEVPLMGLISELFYKTGQSIRLDDEALKRITKDKIDNYNKIGVSILEFGTRRRHSYDVHALVNETLRKFGSNSFIGTSNVHFAMTNNMRPLGTHAHEWFMFHAAQYGFKMANMMGLGHWTQVYDGDLGIALTDTYTTAVFFEQFDKKYSKLFDGVRHDSGDPIEFAEKVISHYAQMGIDPKSKVIVFSDSLNYEKVKRIADFCKDKIKMSFGVGTNFTNDAGLPSMNMVIKLTEVKLNNDQWQGVVKLSDEKNKNTGTPEMIALAKEVLGIK is encoded by the coding sequence ATGGAAACAACTTATTTGAAATCAATTTTAGACAATGATTTCTATAAATTTACAATGCAGCATGCTGTAATCAAACTTTTTCCAAAGGCTCAGGTTCGTTACGGCTTTATCAACAGAGGAAATCATTTTTTTCCGCCTGGATTTGGAGATTTACTTCGAAAATCGGTAGATGCAATGGGGGACCTGCGGTTGACAAAAGAAGAAAAACAATATTTGTGGCATCATTGTTCTTATCTGGATCCCACTTATTTTGATTTTTTGCAAGGCTATACCTTTGACCCGTCCGAGGTTCAGATTACTCAGACAGGTTCTGAGTTAAAAGTAACCGTTCAGGGCTATTGGTATCGCACTATTTTATGGGAAGTACCCCTGATGGGCTTGATTTCTGAGCTGTTTTATAAGACTGGTCAATCCATTCGACTGGATGATGAAGCTTTGAAAAGGATAACCAAAGACAAGATTGACAATTACAATAAAATAGGAGTTTCGATTTTAGAGTTTGGAACCCGACGACGTCATTCTTATGATGTACATGCCTTGGTGAATGAGACACTTCGAAAATTTGGTTCGAATAGTTTTATAGGAACTAGTAATGTTCATTTTGCAATGACTAACAATATGCGGCCGTTGGGTACTCATGCCCACGAATGGTTTATGTTTCATGCAGCCCAATACGGTTTTAAAATGGCTAATATGATGGGTTTGGGACATTGGACGCAGGTATACGATGGTGACCTCGGAATTGCTCTGACGGATACCTATACTACAGCGGTATTTTTTGAGCAATTTGATAAAAAGTACTCGAAACTTTTTGACGGAGTACGTCACGATAGCGGAGATCCTATTGAATTTGCAGAAAAAGTAATTTCGCATTATGCCCAAATGGGAATTGATCCGAAATCGAAAGTGATCGTTTTTTCGGATTCGTTGAATTACGAGAAGGTGAAAAGAATTGCAGATTTTTGTAAAGATAAAATCAAAATGTCATTTGGTGTCGGAACGAATTTTACCAACGATGCCGGTTTGCCTTCGATGAATATGGTGATAAAACTGACAGAAGTAAAGTTGAATAATGACCAGTGGCAAGGTGTTGTAAAACTTTCTGACGAAAAAAATAAAAATACCGGAACGCCTGAAATGATTGCTTTGGCAAAAGAAGTGCTGGGAATCAAATAG
- a CDS encoding NADPH-dependent FMN reductase — MKIVAFGGSNSQHSINKQLATYAASLFDNGTVEVLDLNDFAMPLFSVDLEKEIGQHELAKTFLQKIENADLLVISLAENNGNYSAAFKNLFDWSSRIMKEIFQQKPMLLMATSPGARGGASVLEIANNALPRYGAQIKATFSLPAFNANFDLEENKISNEELNRELKDIIKSSF; from the coding sequence ATGAAAATTGTAGCCTTTGGAGGGAGTAACAGTCAGCATTCGATAAACAAACAGCTGGCGACTTATGCGGCAAGTTTATTCGACAATGGAACAGTTGAGGTTTTAGATCTTAATGATTTTGCCATGCCCTTGTTCAGTGTCGATTTAGAAAAAGAAATTGGTCAGCATGAGCTGGCAAAAACATTTTTGCAAAAGATTGAAAATGCAGATCTTTTGGTAATTTCTTTGGCAGAAAACAACGGGAATTACTCTGCAGCTTTCAAGAATTTGTTTGATTGGAGTTCGAGGATCATGAAAGAAATTTTTCAGCAAAAACCAATGCTTTTAATGGCTACTTCGCCGGGAGCAAGAGGAGGAGCTTCGGTTTTGGAAATCGCCAATAACGCTTTGCCAAGATACGGAGCACAAATTAAAGCTACTTTTTCATTGCCGGCATTTAATGCGAATTTTGACTTGGAGGAAAATAAAATCTCAAATGAAGAGTTAAATAGAGAATTAAAAGACATTATTAAGTCCAGTTTCTAA
- a CDS encoding TIGR02117 family protein, whose product MLKKSFKFLGWTLFGIFAFLALYVTAVLLISRITVNSTMDKIDEQNAIPIYILSNGVHTDIVVPIVSEVKDWRKEIQFDQTESNDTLAKFVAFGWGDKGFYLDTPEWSDLKASTALKAIFGVSSSAMHTTFFKQLREGEDCKRILVSKENYQKLVNYISESFNNPENPEWIEGHSYGKKDAFYEAKGSYSLFYTCNTWANCALKAANQKASLWTVYDKGIFCHYK is encoded by the coding sequence ATGCTAAAAAAATCTTTCAAATTTCTGGGCTGGACACTTTTCGGAATCTTTGCTTTTCTTGCTTTATATGTGACAGCTGTATTATTGATCTCCAGAATTACAGTTAACTCCACTATGGACAAAATTGACGAACAAAACGCAATCCCGATTTATATTCTTTCCAACGGAGTGCACACCGATATAGTGGTTCCGATCGTTAGTGAAGTCAAAGATTGGAGAAAGGAAATTCAGTTTGATCAGACAGAATCCAACGATACATTGGCAAAATTTGTAGCTTTTGGCTGGGGTGATAAAGGTTTTTATCTCGATACACCTGAATGGTCAGATTTAAAAGCCAGTACGGCTTTAAAAGCTATTTTTGGTGTAAGTTCGTCAGCCATGCATACCACATTTTTTAAGCAATTACGCGAAGGAGAAGATTGCAAACGTATTCTGGTTTCTAAAGAAAACTATCAAAAATTAGTAAACTATATTTCAGAGAGTTTTAATAATCCGGAGAATCCTGAATGGATTGAAGGCCATAGTTACGGGAAAAAGGATGCTTTTTATGAGGCTAAAGGAAGTTATAGTCTGTTTTATACGTGTAACACCTGGGCAAACTGCGCGTTAAAAGCGGCGAATCAAAAAGCGAGTTTATGGACGGTTTATGATAAAGGAATCTTTTGTCATTATAAGTAA
- a CDS encoding transglutaminase domain-containing protein: MIPKKIVLAVFFLSFIFLPRVNAQKYNTIDNTVLKYPANFTSVESLAERIQKDFTSDYDKARAIYSWIALNIKYDYKAYLNPPKPLRFTYINEADKQAKIAVLKEKTWQNTFESRKAVCEGFTLLYQELASLTGLKCEVIRGDSKRALSDIGRENSFSNHSWNMVQVDGKWILVDVTWGQGYYDSGKKAAVSHFSPVYFDTDPKYFFAKHFPDSGTYLGKKLNKEDFLNGPLLFDAAIEGDHEILAPASGIIKANEGDKIRFKIKNIAKTDLFYYLKNGKPVRIEDSKAVNGALEFEVIYDKKIGSYITFFLVRDGIMSFKILSK, encoded by the coding sequence ATGATCCCAAAAAAGATTGTCCTTGCTGTTTTCTTCCTGAGTTTCATCTTTCTGCCTCGTGTCAACGCGCAAAAGTACAATACGATTGATAATACGGTGTTAAAGTATCCTGCTAATTTTACTTCAGTAGAAAGTCTGGCAGAAAGAATACAAAAAGATTTTACTTCCGATTATGATAAAGCGAGGGCTATTTACAGCTGGATTGCTTTAAACATAAAATACGATTACAAAGCCTATCTGAATCCGCCAAAACCGCTTCGATTTACCTATATTAATGAAGCGGACAAACAAGCGAAAATTGCAGTTTTAAAGGAAAAAACATGGCAGAACACTTTCGAATCCCGAAAAGCGGTTTGTGAAGGTTTTACACTTTTGTATCAGGAATTGGCCTCTTTAACGGGGTTGAAATGTGAGGTGATCCGAGGAGATTCTAAACGAGCGTTGAGTGATATCGGACGTGAAAATTCGTTTTCCAATCATTCCTGGAATATGGTTCAGGTGGATGGAAAATGGATTTTGGTTGATGTAACCTGGGGGCAGGGATATTATGACAGTGGCAAAAAAGCGGCTGTTAGTCATTTTTCACCCGTTTATTTTGACACTGATCCCAAATACTTTTTTGCTAAGCATTTTCCGGATTCCGGAACTTATCTGGGGAAAAAATTAAACAAAGAGGATTTTCTGAACGGACCATTACTTTTTGATGCTGCAATAGAAGGAGATCATGAGATTTTGGCACCGGCTTCAGGAATTATTAAGGCTAATGAAGGAGACAAAATCCGGTTTAAAATAAAGAATATTGCAAAGACAGATCTTTTTTATTATTTGAAGAATGGAAAACCTGTCAGAATTGAAGACTCTAAAGCAGTAAATGGAGCTTTAGAATTTGAAGTCATTTATGATAAAAAAATAGGCTCGTATATTACTTTTTTTCTTGTTCGTGACGGTATAATGTCATTTAAGATACTTTCAAAGTAA